The Manihot esculenta cultivar AM560-2 chromosome 11, M.esculenta_v8, whole genome shotgun sequence genome includes a region encoding these proteins:
- the LOC110626518 gene encoding serine/threonine-protein kinase BLUS1 isoform X6, translating to MEKKKYPIGPEFYILNEEVGQGVSAAVHRALCIPFDEIVAIKILDFERYNCDLNNISREVQIMILIEHPNVVKSHCSFVNDHNLWVVMPFMAGGSCLHILKAVYPDGFEEVVIATILREVLKGLEYLHHHGHIHRDVKAGNILMDSRGAIKLGDFGVSACMFDSGDRQRMRNTFVGTPCWMAPEVMEQLHGYDFKADIWSFGITALELAHGHAPFSKYPPMKVLLMTLQNAPPGLDYERDKKFSKSFKQMIASCLVKDPSKRPSAKKLLKHSFFKQARSSDYISRTLLEGLPSLGDRIKELKRKEEDMLAQKKMPDGQKEEISQNEYKRGISGWNFNLEDMKAQASLIQDVEYSLADNNLGGSSSSFVALDSLEKQLDPRHSSLGQIAEMDDNNPIQNQSTHLPLFNSSINIARTRSEKSDDEFSITSPRHEQYVSHISSPLDDSVENNASIFEINGKSMEDTASQQKTGGSLGRSNLPENLIPSNKGERISSDKLLNQPQNNSSLEGEDVLYEIPPKPSKLSAPNNDELDEKAKPPVVQQKGRFKVTSENVGPIPILHKSHSMQVGSFEVLHQHSIVSVPPTSDATPSTFSGHFLFPMLNSILQTNILQRDTILNLMKQVSESSANRAIDGGSTPIHINSIERSLLEASHDREKELLHDITELQWRLIRVQDELQKNRTENAQV from the exons ATGGAGAAGAAGAAGTATCCTATTGGGCCGGAGTTTTACATTCTGAATGAGGAGGTTGGGCAAGGTGTAAGTGCTGCGGTTCATCGGGCGTTGTGTATTCCCTTTGATGAGATTGTTGCAATCAAGATTCTTGATTTTGAACGTTATAACTGTGATCTG AATAACATTTCTCGTGAAGTGCAAATAATGATCTTGATTGAGCATCCAAATGTTGTCAAATCACATTGCTCCTTTGTTAACGACCATAACCTTTGGGTTGTTATGCCATTCATGGCTGGAGGTTCTTGTCTTCACATATTGAAAGCTGTTTATCCAGATGGTTTTGAAGAAGTGGTGATTGCAACAATACTACGTGAGGTGCTGAAGGGCTTAGAGTATCTTCATCATCATGGGCACATACATCGAGATGTTAAA GCGGGAAATATTCTCATGGATTCACGCGGTGCTATTAAGTTGGGAGATTTTGGTGTTTCTGCTTGCATGTTTGATTCAGGTGATAGACAACGCATGAGGAATACATTTGTGGGGACGCCTTGTTG GATGGCACCTGAGGTCATGGAGCAGCTACATGGATATGACTTCAA AGCTGATATTTGGTCATTTGGGATAACTGCATTAGAGCTTGCTCATGGGCATGCTCCATTCTCAAAATATCCACCAATGAAG GTATTACTTATGACTTTGCAAAATGCACCACCTGGCCTAGATTATGAAAGAGACAAAAAATTCTCTAAG tcTTTTAAGCAGATGATAGCTAGTTGCTTGGTAAAAGATCCTTCAAAAAGACCATCTGCAAAAAAGTTGTTAAAACATTCTTTTTTTAAGCAAGCTAGGTCAAGTGACTATATATCAAGAACACTTTTGGAGGGATTACCTTCCCTTGGTGATCGTATTAAGGAATTGAAG AGAAAAGAAGAGGATATGCTTGCACAAAAGAAGATGCCGGATGGGCAGAAGGAGGAAATATCTCAG AATGAATACAAGCGAGGAATCAGTGGTTGGAACTTCAATCTCGAAGATATGAAGGCTCAAGCTTCTCTG ATACAAGACGTTGAGTACTCTTTGGCTGATAATAATCTGGGAGGAAGCTCAAGTTCCTTTGTTGCACTTGATTCACTTGAGAAGCAATTAGACCCTCGACACTCTTCCTTAGGACAAATTGCAGAGAtg GATGATAATAATCCGATACAAAATCAATCCACTCATCTTCCATTATTCAACTCATCTATAAATATTGCAAG AACTAGAAGTGAAAAATCTGACGATGAATTTAGTATAACAAGTCCACGTCATGAACAATATGTTTCACATATTTCATCACCACTTGATGATAGTGTGGAAAACAATGCATCTATTTTTGAGATCAATGGAAAATCAATGGAAGACACAGCTTCTCAACAAAAAACAGGAGGTTCATTGGGTCGCTCCAATTTACCAGAAAATTTAATACCTTCTAATAAAGGAGAAAG AATTTCCAGTGATAAGTTGTTGAATCAACCACAAAATAATTCAAGTCTAGAAGGCGAAGATGTACTTTATGAAATTCCTCCTAAACCATCTAAATTATCAG CTCCAAACAATGATGAACTTGATGAGAAAGCAAAACCACCAGTTGTTCAGCAAAAGGGACGTTTCAAAGTGACTTCAGAGAAT GTGGGTCCAATTCCAATATTGCACAAGAGTCATAGCATGCAGGTTGGTAGTTTTGAG GTGCTTCATCAACATTCTATAGTGTCTGTACCACCAACATCTGATGCAACACCATCAACTTTTTCTGGTCATTTTCTATTTCCAATGTTGAATTCTATTTTGCAAACAAATATTCTTCAAAGG GATACTATCCTTAATCTAATGAAGCAAGTTTCTGAGAGTTCAG CCAATCGGGCAATTGATGGAGGATCCACACCGATACACATAAATTCTATAGAGAGATCTTTG CTAGAAGCATCTCATGATAGGGAGAAAGAGTTGCTTCATGATATAACCGAGTTGCAGTGGAG GCTTATACGTGTTCAAGATGAACTCCAAAAAAATAGAACAGAAAATGCTCAG GTATGA
- the LOC110626518 gene encoding serine/threonine-protein kinase BLUS1 isoform X4 has translation MEKKKYPIGPEFYILNEEVGQGVSAAVHRALCIPFDEIVAIKILDFERYNCDLNNISREVQIMILIEHPNVVKSHCSFVNDHNLWVVMPFMAGGSCLHILKAVYPDGFEEVVIATILREVLKGLEYLHHHGHIHRDVKAGNILMDSRGAIKLGDFGVSACMFDSGDRQRMRNTFVGTPCWMAPEVMEQLHGYDFKADIWSFGITALELAHGHAPFSKYPPMKVLLMTLQNAPPGLDYERDKKFSKSFKQMIASCLVKDPSKRPSAKKLLKHSFFKQARSSDYISRTLLEGLPSLGDRIKELKRKEEDMLAQKKMPDGQKEEISQNEYKRGISGWNFNLEDMKAQASLIQDVEYSLADNNLGGSSSSFVALDSLEKQLDPRHSSLGQIAEMDDNNPIQNQSTHLPLFNSSINIARTRSEKSDDEFSITSPRHEQYVSHISSPLDDSVENNASIFEINGKSMEDTASQQKTGGSLGRSNLPENLIPSNKGERISSDKLLNQPQNNSSLEGEDVLYEIPPKPSKLSAPNNDELDEKAKPPVVQQKGRFKVTSENVGIEKVGPIPILHKSHSMQVGSFEVLHQHSIVSVPPTSDATPSTFSGHFLFPMLNSILQTNILQRDTILNLMKQVSESSANRAIDGGSTPIHINSIERSLLEASHDREKELLHDITELQWRLIRVQDELQKNRTENAQV, from the exons ATGGAGAAGAAGAAGTATCCTATTGGGCCGGAGTTTTACATTCTGAATGAGGAGGTTGGGCAAGGTGTAAGTGCTGCGGTTCATCGGGCGTTGTGTATTCCCTTTGATGAGATTGTTGCAATCAAGATTCTTGATTTTGAACGTTATAACTGTGATCTG AATAACATTTCTCGTGAAGTGCAAATAATGATCTTGATTGAGCATCCAAATGTTGTCAAATCACATTGCTCCTTTGTTAACGACCATAACCTTTGGGTTGTTATGCCATTCATGGCTGGAGGTTCTTGTCTTCACATATTGAAAGCTGTTTATCCAGATGGTTTTGAAGAAGTGGTGATTGCAACAATACTACGTGAGGTGCTGAAGGGCTTAGAGTATCTTCATCATCATGGGCACATACATCGAGATGTTAAA GCGGGAAATATTCTCATGGATTCACGCGGTGCTATTAAGTTGGGAGATTTTGGTGTTTCTGCTTGCATGTTTGATTCAGGTGATAGACAACGCATGAGGAATACATTTGTGGGGACGCCTTGTTG GATGGCACCTGAGGTCATGGAGCAGCTACATGGATATGACTTCAA AGCTGATATTTGGTCATTTGGGATAACTGCATTAGAGCTTGCTCATGGGCATGCTCCATTCTCAAAATATCCACCAATGAAG GTATTACTTATGACTTTGCAAAATGCACCACCTGGCCTAGATTATGAAAGAGACAAAAAATTCTCTAAG tcTTTTAAGCAGATGATAGCTAGTTGCTTGGTAAAAGATCCTTCAAAAAGACCATCTGCAAAAAAGTTGTTAAAACATTCTTTTTTTAAGCAAGCTAGGTCAAGTGACTATATATCAAGAACACTTTTGGAGGGATTACCTTCCCTTGGTGATCGTATTAAGGAATTGAAG AGAAAAGAAGAGGATATGCTTGCACAAAAGAAGATGCCGGATGGGCAGAAGGAGGAAATATCTCAG AATGAATACAAGCGAGGAATCAGTGGTTGGAACTTCAATCTCGAAGATATGAAGGCTCAAGCTTCTCTG ATACAAGACGTTGAGTACTCTTTGGCTGATAATAATCTGGGAGGAAGCTCAAGTTCCTTTGTTGCACTTGATTCACTTGAGAAGCAATTAGACCCTCGACACTCTTCCTTAGGACAAATTGCAGAGAtg GATGATAATAATCCGATACAAAATCAATCCACTCATCTTCCATTATTCAACTCATCTATAAATATTGCAAG AACTAGAAGTGAAAAATCTGACGATGAATTTAGTATAACAAGTCCACGTCATGAACAATATGTTTCACATATTTCATCACCACTTGATGATAGTGTGGAAAACAATGCATCTATTTTTGAGATCAATGGAAAATCAATGGAAGACACAGCTTCTCAACAAAAAACAGGAGGTTCATTGGGTCGCTCCAATTTACCAGAAAATTTAATACCTTCTAATAAAGGAGAAAG AATTTCCAGTGATAAGTTGTTGAATCAACCACAAAATAATTCAAGTCTAGAAGGCGAAGATGTACTTTATGAAATTCCTCCTAAACCATCTAAATTATCAG CTCCAAACAATGATGAACTTGATGAGAAAGCAAAACCACCAGTTGTTCAGCAAAAGGGACGTTTCAAAGTGACTTCAGAGAATGTGGGTATAGAAAAG GTGGGTCCAATTCCAATATTGCACAAGAGTCATAGCATGCAGGTTGGTAGTTTTGAG GTGCTTCATCAACATTCTATAGTGTCTGTACCACCAACATCTGATGCAACACCATCAACTTTTTCTGGTCATTTTCTATTTCCAATGTTGAATTCTATTTTGCAAACAAATATTCTTCAAAGG GATACTATCCTTAATCTAATGAAGCAAGTTTCTGAGAGTTCAG CCAATCGGGCAATTGATGGAGGATCCACACCGATACACATAAATTCTATAGAGAGATCTTTG CTAGAAGCATCTCATGATAGGGAGAAAGAGTTGCTTCATGATATAACCGAGTTGCAGTGGAG GCTTATACGTGTTCAAGATGAACTCCAAAAAAATAGAACAGAAAATGCTCAG GTATGA
- the LOC110626518 gene encoding serine/threonine-protein kinase BLUS1 isoform X1 yields the protein MEKKKYPIGPEFYILNEEVGQGVSAAVHRALCIPFDEIVAIKILDFERYNCDLNNISREVQIMILIEHPNVVKSHCSFVNDHNLWVVMPFMAGGSCLHILKAVYPDGFEEVVIATILREVLKGLEYLHHHGHIHRDVKAGNILMDSRGAIKLGDFGVSACMFDSGDRQRMRNTFVGTPCWMAPEVMEQLHGYDFKADIWSFGITALELAHGHAPFSKYPPMKVLLMTLQNAPPGLDYERDKKFSKSFKQMIASCLVKDPSKRPSAKKLLKHSFFKQARSSDYISRTLLEGLPSLGDRIKELKRKEEDMLAQKKMPDGQKEEISQNEYKRGISGWNFNLEDMKAQASLIQDVEYSLADNNLGGSSSSFVALDSLEKQLDPRHSSLGQIAEMDDNNPIQNQSTHLPLFNSSINIARTRSEKSDDEFSITSPRHEQYVSHISSPLDDSVENNASIFEINGKSMEDTASQQKTGGSLGRSNLPENLIPSNKGERISSDKLLNQPQNNSSLEGEDVLYEIPPKPSKLSAPNNDELDEKAKPPVVQQKGRFKVTSENVGIEKVGPIPILHKSHSMQVLDQTMTGSNVQVLHQHSIVSVPPTSDATPSTFSGHFLFPMLNSILQTNILQRDTILNLMKQVSESSANRAIDGGSTPIHINSIERSLLEASHDREKELLHDITELQWRLIRVQDELQKNRTENAQV from the exons ATGGAGAAGAAGAAGTATCCTATTGGGCCGGAGTTTTACATTCTGAATGAGGAGGTTGGGCAAGGTGTAAGTGCTGCGGTTCATCGGGCGTTGTGTATTCCCTTTGATGAGATTGTTGCAATCAAGATTCTTGATTTTGAACGTTATAACTGTGATCTG AATAACATTTCTCGTGAAGTGCAAATAATGATCTTGATTGAGCATCCAAATGTTGTCAAATCACATTGCTCCTTTGTTAACGACCATAACCTTTGGGTTGTTATGCCATTCATGGCTGGAGGTTCTTGTCTTCACATATTGAAAGCTGTTTATCCAGATGGTTTTGAAGAAGTGGTGATTGCAACAATACTACGTGAGGTGCTGAAGGGCTTAGAGTATCTTCATCATCATGGGCACATACATCGAGATGTTAAA GCGGGAAATATTCTCATGGATTCACGCGGTGCTATTAAGTTGGGAGATTTTGGTGTTTCTGCTTGCATGTTTGATTCAGGTGATAGACAACGCATGAGGAATACATTTGTGGGGACGCCTTGTTG GATGGCACCTGAGGTCATGGAGCAGCTACATGGATATGACTTCAA AGCTGATATTTGGTCATTTGGGATAACTGCATTAGAGCTTGCTCATGGGCATGCTCCATTCTCAAAATATCCACCAATGAAG GTATTACTTATGACTTTGCAAAATGCACCACCTGGCCTAGATTATGAAAGAGACAAAAAATTCTCTAAG tcTTTTAAGCAGATGATAGCTAGTTGCTTGGTAAAAGATCCTTCAAAAAGACCATCTGCAAAAAAGTTGTTAAAACATTCTTTTTTTAAGCAAGCTAGGTCAAGTGACTATATATCAAGAACACTTTTGGAGGGATTACCTTCCCTTGGTGATCGTATTAAGGAATTGAAG AGAAAAGAAGAGGATATGCTTGCACAAAAGAAGATGCCGGATGGGCAGAAGGAGGAAATATCTCAG AATGAATACAAGCGAGGAATCAGTGGTTGGAACTTCAATCTCGAAGATATGAAGGCTCAAGCTTCTCTG ATACAAGACGTTGAGTACTCTTTGGCTGATAATAATCTGGGAGGAAGCTCAAGTTCCTTTGTTGCACTTGATTCACTTGAGAAGCAATTAGACCCTCGACACTCTTCCTTAGGACAAATTGCAGAGAtg GATGATAATAATCCGATACAAAATCAATCCACTCATCTTCCATTATTCAACTCATCTATAAATATTGCAAG AACTAGAAGTGAAAAATCTGACGATGAATTTAGTATAACAAGTCCACGTCATGAACAATATGTTTCACATATTTCATCACCACTTGATGATAGTGTGGAAAACAATGCATCTATTTTTGAGATCAATGGAAAATCAATGGAAGACACAGCTTCTCAACAAAAAACAGGAGGTTCATTGGGTCGCTCCAATTTACCAGAAAATTTAATACCTTCTAATAAAGGAGAAAG AATTTCCAGTGATAAGTTGTTGAATCAACCACAAAATAATTCAAGTCTAGAAGGCGAAGATGTACTTTATGAAATTCCTCCTAAACCATCTAAATTATCAG CTCCAAACAATGATGAACTTGATGAGAAAGCAAAACCACCAGTTGTTCAGCAAAAGGGACGTTTCAAAGTGACTTCAGAGAATGTGGGTATAGAAAAG GTGGGTCCAATTCCAATATTGCACAAGAGTCATAGCATGCAG GTTTTGGACCAAACCATGACTGGGTCTAATGTCCAG GTGCTTCATCAACATTCTATAGTGTCTGTACCACCAACATCTGATGCAACACCATCAACTTTTTCTGGTCATTTTCTATTTCCAATGTTGAATTCTATTTTGCAAACAAATATTCTTCAAAGG GATACTATCCTTAATCTAATGAAGCAAGTTTCTGAGAGTTCAG CCAATCGGGCAATTGATGGAGGATCCACACCGATACACATAAATTCTATAGAGAGATCTTTG CTAGAAGCATCTCATGATAGGGAGAAAGAGTTGCTTCATGATATAACCGAGTTGCAGTGGAG GCTTATACGTGTTCAAGATGAACTCCAAAAAAATAGAACAGAAAATGCTCAG GTATGA
- the LOC110626518 gene encoding serine/threonine-protein kinase BLUS1 isoform X5 — MEKKKYPIGPEFYILNEEVGQGVSAAVHRALCIPFDEIVAIKILDFERYNCDLNNISREVQIMILIEHPNVVKSHCSFVNDHNLWVVMPFMAGGSCLHILKAVYPDGFEEVVIATILREVLKGLEYLHHHGHIHRDVKAGNILMDSRGAIKLGDFGVSACMFDSGDRQRMRNTFVGTPCWMAPEVMEQLHGYDFKADIWSFGITALELAHGHAPFSKYPPMKVLLMTLQNAPPGLDYERDKKFSKSFKQMIASCLVKDPSKRPSAKKLLKHSFFKQARSSDYISRTLLEGLPSLGDRIKELKRKEEDMLAQKKMPDGQKEEISQNEYKRGISGWNFNLEDMKAQASLIQDVEYSLADNNLGGSSSSFVALDSLEKQLDPRHSSLGQIAEMDDNNPIQNQSTHLPLFNSSINIARTRSEKSDDEFSITSPRHEQYVSHISSPLDDSVENNASIFEINGKSMEDTASQQKTGGSLGRSNLPENLIPSNKGERISSDKLLNQPQNNSSLEGEDVLYEIPPKPSKLSAPNNDELDEKAKPPVVQQKGRFKVTSENVGIEKVGPIPILHKSHSMQVLHQHSIVSVPPTSDATPSTFSGHFLFPMLNSILQTNILQRDTILNLMKQVSESSANRAIDGGSTPIHINSIERSLLEASHDREKELLHDITELQWRLIRVQDELQKNRTENAQV, encoded by the exons ATGGAGAAGAAGAAGTATCCTATTGGGCCGGAGTTTTACATTCTGAATGAGGAGGTTGGGCAAGGTGTAAGTGCTGCGGTTCATCGGGCGTTGTGTATTCCCTTTGATGAGATTGTTGCAATCAAGATTCTTGATTTTGAACGTTATAACTGTGATCTG AATAACATTTCTCGTGAAGTGCAAATAATGATCTTGATTGAGCATCCAAATGTTGTCAAATCACATTGCTCCTTTGTTAACGACCATAACCTTTGGGTTGTTATGCCATTCATGGCTGGAGGTTCTTGTCTTCACATATTGAAAGCTGTTTATCCAGATGGTTTTGAAGAAGTGGTGATTGCAACAATACTACGTGAGGTGCTGAAGGGCTTAGAGTATCTTCATCATCATGGGCACATACATCGAGATGTTAAA GCGGGAAATATTCTCATGGATTCACGCGGTGCTATTAAGTTGGGAGATTTTGGTGTTTCTGCTTGCATGTTTGATTCAGGTGATAGACAACGCATGAGGAATACATTTGTGGGGACGCCTTGTTG GATGGCACCTGAGGTCATGGAGCAGCTACATGGATATGACTTCAA AGCTGATATTTGGTCATTTGGGATAACTGCATTAGAGCTTGCTCATGGGCATGCTCCATTCTCAAAATATCCACCAATGAAG GTATTACTTATGACTTTGCAAAATGCACCACCTGGCCTAGATTATGAAAGAGACAAAAAATTCTCTAAG tcTTTTAAGCAGATGATAGCTAGTTGCTTGGTAAAAGATCCTTCAAAAAGACCATCTGCAAAAAAGTTGTTAAAACATTCTTTTTTTAAGCAAGCTAGGTCAAGTGACTATATATCAAGAACACTTTTGGAGGGATTACCTTCCCTTGGTGATCGTATTAAGGAATTGAAG AGAAAAGAAGAGGATATGCTTGCACAAAAGAAGATGCCGGATGGGCAGAAGGAGGAAATATCTCAG AATGAATACAAGCGAGGAATCAGTGGTTGGAACTTCAATCTCGAAGATATGAAGGCTCAAGCTTCTCTG ATACAAGACGTTGAGTACTCTTTGGCTGATAATAATCTGGGAGGAAGCTCAAGTTCCTTTGTTGCACTTGATTCACTTGAGAAGCAATTAGACCCTCGACACTCTTCCTTAGGACAAATTGCAGAGAtg GATGATAATAATCCGATACAAAATCAATCCACTCATCTTCCATTATTCAACTCATCTATAAATATTGCAAG AACTAGAAGTGAAAAATCTGACGATGAATTTAGTATAACAAGTCCACGTCATGAACAATATGTTTCACATATTTCATCACCACTTGATGATAGTGTGGAAAACAATGCATCTATTTTTGAGATCAATGGAAAATCAATGGAAGACACAGCTTCTCAACAAAAAACAGGAGGTTCATTGGGTCGCTCCAATTTACCAGAAAATTTAATACCTTCTAATAAAGGAGAAAG AATTTCCAGTGATAAGTTGTTGAATCAACCACAAAATAATTCAAGTCTAGAAGGCGAAGATGTACTTTATGAAATTCCTCCTAAACCATCTAAATTATCAG CTCCAAACAATGATGAACTTGATGAGAAAGCAAAACCACCAGTTGTTCAGCAAAAGGGACGTTTCAAAGTGACTTCAGAGAATGTGGGTATAGAAAAG GTGGGTCCAATTCCAATATTGCACAAGAGTCATAGCATGCAG GTGCTTCATCAACATTCTATAGTGTCTGTACCACCAACATCTGATGCAACACCATCAACTTTTTCTGGTCATTTTCTATTTCCAATGTTGAATTCTATTTTGCAAACAAATATTCTTCAAAGG GATACTATCCTTAATCTAATGAAGCAAGTTTCTGAGAGTTCAG CCAATCGGGCAATTGATGGAGGATCCACACCGATACACATAAATTCTATAGAGAGATCTTTG CTAGAAGCATCTCATGATAGGGAGAAAGAGTTGCTTCATGATATAACCGAGTTGCAGTGGAG GCTTATACGTGTTCAAGATGAACTCCAAAAAAATAGAACAGAAAATGCTCAG GTATGA
- the LOC110626518 gene encoding serine/threonine-protein kinase BLUS1 isoform X7 produces the protein MEKKKYPIGPEFYILNEEVGQGVSAAVHRALCIPFDEIVAIKILDFERYNCDLNNISREVQIMILIEHPNVVKSHCSFVNDHNLWVVMPFMAGGSCLHILKAVYPDGFEEVVIATILREVLKGLEYLHHHGHIHRDVKAGNILMDSRGAIKLGDFGVSACMFDSGDRQRMRNTFVGTPCWMAPEVMEQLHGYDFKADIWSFGITALELAHGHAPFSKYPPMKVLLMTLQNAPPGLDYERDKKFSKSFKQMIASCLVKDPSKRPSAKKLLKHSFFKQARSSDYISRTLLEGLPSLGDRIKELKRKEEDMLAQKKMPDGQKEEISQNEYKRGISGWNFNLEDMKAQASLIQDVEYSLADNNLGGSSSSFVALDSLEKQLDPRHSSLGQIAEMDDNNPIQNQSTHLPLFNSSINIARTRSEKSDDEFSITSPRHEQYVSHISSPLDDSVENNASIFEINGKSMEDTASQQKTGGSLGRSNLPENLIPSNKGERISSDKLLNQPQNNSSLEGEDVLYEIPPKPSKLSAPNNDELDEKAKPPVVQQKGRFKVTSENVGPIPILHKSHSMQVLHQHSIVSVPPTSDATPSTFSGHFLFPMLNSILQTNILQRDTILNLMKQVSESSANRAIDGGSTPIHINSIERSLLEASHDREKELLHDITELQWRLIRVQDELQKNRTENAQV, from the exons ATGGAGAAGAAGAAGTATCCTATTGGGCCGGAGTTTTACATTCTGAATGAGGAGGTTGGGCAAGGTGTAAGTGCTGCGGTTCATCGGGCGTTGTGTATTCCCTTTGATGAGATTGTTGCAATCAAGATTCTTGATTTTGAACGTTATAACTGTGATCTG AATAACATTTCTCGTGAAGTGCAAATAATGATCTTGATTGAGCATCCAAATGTTGTCAAATCACATTGCTCCTTTGTTAACGACCATAACCTTTGGGTTGTTATGCCATTCATGGCTGGAGGTTCTTGTCTTCACATATTGAAAGCTGTTTATCCAGATGGTTTTGAAGAAGTGGTGATTGCAACAATACTACGTGAGGTGCTGAAGGGCTTAGAGTATCTTCATCATCATGGGCACATACATCGAGATGTTAAA GCGGGAAATATTCTCATGGATTCACGCGGTGCTATTAAGTTGGGAGATTTTGGTGTTTCTGCTTGCATGTTTGATTCAGGTGATAGACAACGCATGAGGAATACATTTGTGGGGACGCCTTGTTG GATGGCACCTGAGGTCATGGAGCAGCTACATGGATATGACTTCAA AGCTGATATTTGGTCATTTGGGATAACTGCATTAGAGCTTGCTCATGGGCATGCTCCATTCTCAAAATATCCACCAATGAAG GTATTACTTATGACTTTGCAAAATGCACCACCTGGCCTAGATTATGAAAGAGACAAAAAATTCTCTAAG tcTTTTAAGCAGATGATAGCTAGTTGCTTGGTAAAAGATCCTTCAAAAAGACCATCTGCAAAAAAGTTGTTAAAACATTCTTTTTTTAAGCAAGCTAGGTCAAGTGACTATATATCAAGAACACTTTTGGAGGGATTACCTTCCCTTGGTGATCGTATTAAGGAATTGAAG AGAAAAGAAGAGGATATGCTTGCACAAAAGAAGATGCCGGATGGGCAGAAGGAGGAAATATCTCAG AATGAATACAAGCGAGGAATCAGTGGTTGGAACTTCAATCTCGAAGATATGAAGGCTCAAGCTTCTCTG ATACAAGACGTTGAGTACTCTTTGGCTGATAATAATCTGGGAGGAAGCTCAAGTTCCTTTGTTGCACTTGATTCACTTGAGAAGCAATTAGACCCTCGACACTCTTCCTTAGGACAAATTGCAGAGAtg GATGATAATAATCCGATACAAAATCAATCCACTCATCTTCCATTATTCAACTCATCTATAAATATTGCAAG AACTAGAAGTGAAAAATCTGACGATGAATTTAGTATAACAAGTCCACGTCATGAACAATATGTTTCACATATTTCATCACCACTTGATGATAGTGTGGAAAACAATGCATCTATTTTTGAGATCAATGGAAAATCAATGGAAGACACAGCTTCTCAACAAAAAACAGGAGGTTCATTGGGTCGCTCCAATTTACCAGAAAATTTAATACCTTCTAATAAAGGAGAAAG AATTTCCAGTGATAAGTTGTTGAATCAACCACAAAATAATTCAAGTCTAGAAGGCGAAGATGTACTTTATGAAATTCCTCCTAAACCATCTAAATTATCAG CTCCAAACAATGATGAACTTGATGAGAAAGCAAAACCACCAGTTGTTCAGCAAAAGGGACGTTTCAAAGTGACTTCAGAGAAT GTGGGTCCAATTCCAATATTGCACAAGAGTCATAGCATGCAG GTGCTTCATCAACATTCTATAGTGTCTGTACCACCAACATCTGATGCAACACCATCAACTTTTTCTGGTCATTTTCTATTTCCAATGTTGAATTCTATTTTGCAAACAAATATTCTTCAAAGG GATACTATCCTTAATCTAATGAAGCAAGTTTCTGAGAGTTCAG CCAATCGGGCAATTGATGGAGGATCCACACCGATACACATAAATTCTATAGAGAGATCTTTG CTAGAAGCATCTCATGATAGGGAGAAAGAGTTGCTTCATGATATAACCGAGTTGCAGTGGAG GCTTATACGTGTTCAAGATGAACTCCAAAAAAATAGAACAGAAAATGCTCAG GTATGA